A stretch of Aedes aegypti strain LVP_AGWG chromosome 2, AaegL5.0 Primary Assembly, whole genome shotgun sequence DNA encodes these proteins:
- the LOC5575211 gene encoding acyl-CoA synthetase family member 2, mitochondrial isoform X1, whose amino-acid sequence MIRIRQMFRLRSFQGTARHLSYVHNIGKHPLAYRNVGQHLKLAAERFPNNEALVSVHEAKRMTFSDVLDKVDRLAASFYQLGLQKGDRIAIWAPSGTQFYISTLAAARAGMISVGINPAYQIPEVKYALNKVGVKALIAAESYRSTNYYEMIKQIVPELESSYAGNIVSSKVPSLSAVIMKSNSGNKLQGTISYEDLMKTVSEKDIAYVESIQHNISPDSGVNLQFTSGTTGQPKAALLSHFNFINNAISLGLKHGFNLTENHRVCIQVPFFHVFGVVTGILGSISHGCALVVPGPGYNPSASVLAIVSERCNVIYGTPTMYVDLVNEVKKTGTDLPSIKLVVTGGAPCAPQLYKDIQSVLGVEQVKTIYGLTETTCVCFHSVWEESQEKVLTTVGHLGDHWEAKVVDQNGDLVPFGMPGELCVRGYGTMLGYWEDEQKTKETIAIDKWLKTGDQFVLREDGYGKIVGRIKEVVIRGGENIYPREIEDVLITHPDVLEVHCVGVPDDRMGEEVCAFVRLNNGVNEFDRVQVKEFCKGKIAHFKVPKYVEIIDHFPKTTSGKIQKFKLLERFMEQKKKL is encoded by the exons ATGATACGGATAAGGCAAATGTTCAGGTTACGTTCCTTTCAAGG CACTGCTAGACATTTAAGCTACGTCCACAACATTGGAAAGCATCCGTTAGCGTATAGAAATGTTGGTCAACATCTCAAATTGGCAGCGGAGAGGTTTCCAAATAATGAAGCCCTGGTTTCTGTTCACGAAGCAAAGCGGATGACGTTCTCCGATGTTTTAGATAAG GTAGATCGTCTAGCAGCTTCGTTCTATCAACTGGGTCTGCAGAAGGGTGATCGCATTGCGATATGGGCACCAAGTGGAACCCAATTTTATATATCCACTTTGGCTGCGGCACGTGCAGGAATGATCTCG GTTGGGATCAATCCAGCTTACCAGATTCCGGAAGTGAAATACGCATTGAACAAAGTAGGAGTTAAAGCACTGATTGCAGCAGAAAGTTATCGCAGCACAAATTATTACGAAATGATTAAACAGATTGTACCAGAGTTGGAATCGTCCTACGCTGGAAATATCGTAAGCTCAAAGGTCCCATCTTTGTCAGCAGTGATTATGAAGAGTAATAGTGGAAATAAGCTTCA AGGAACCATTTCGTACGAAGACCTGATGAAGACCGTTTCTGAGAAAGACATCGCTTATGTGGAGTCCATTCAGCACAACATCTCACCGGACAGTGGCGTAAATCTTCAGTTCACTTCAGGCACCACTGGACAACCGAAAGCAGCTCTCCTTTCGCACTTCAACTTCATCAACAATGCAATTTCACTAGGGCTCAAGCATGGATTCAATCTCACCGAAAATCACCGAGTCTGCATTCAGGTTCCGTTCTTCCACGTATTTGGAGTCGTCACTGGTATTCTGGGTTCGATTAGCCATGGTTGTGCTCTCGTTGTCCCTGGGCCAGGCTATAACCCTTCAGCATCCGTACTGGCCATCGTTAGTGAAAG ATGCAACGTAATCTATGGAACGCCTACAATGTACGTGGATTTGGTGAACGAAGTCAAGAAAACGGGAACCGATCTACCGTCGATCAAATTGGTCGTAACTGGGGGAGCTCCATGTGCACCGCAACTCTACAAAGACATCCAGAGCGTACTCGGAGTTGAGCAGGTTAAAACGATCTACGGACTCACGGAAACCACCTGCGTTTGTTTCCACTCAGTTTGGGAAGAGTCTCAGGAGAAGGTTCTGACCACAGTTGGACACCTGGGTGACCATTGGGAGGCAAAGGTGGTTGACCAAAACGGTGATTTGGTGCCATTTGGAATGCCTGGAGAGCTATGCGTTCGCGGTTATGGCACTATGCTGGGCTACTGGGAAGATGAGCAGAAGACCAAGGAAACGATCGCAATCGATAAATGGCTCAAAACTGGAGATCAATTCGTTCTGAGGGAGGATGGATACGGAAAGATTGTAGGGCGAATCAAAGAGGTGGTGATAAGGGGAGGTGAAAACATTTATCCAAGGGAAATCGAAGACGTTCTCATTACGCATCCGGATGTTTTGGAAGTGCATTGCGTTGGGGTTCCAGATGATCGGATGGGAGAGGAAGTGTGCGCTTTCGTGCGGTTGAATAATGGTGTGAATGAGTTTGATCGGGTTCAGGTTAAGGAGTTTTGCAAAGGAAAAATTGCCCACTTTAAGGTACCGAAGTATGTGGAAATCATTGATCACTTCCCTAAGACCACGTCTGGTAAAATCCAAAAGTTTAAACTTTTGGAGCGTTTTATGGAACAGAAGAAGAAGCTTtag
- the LOC5575211 gene encoding acyl-CoA synthetase family member 2, mitochondrial isoform X2 has protein sequence MISVGINPAYQIPEVKYALNKVGVKALIAAESYRSTNYYEMIKQIVPELESSYAGNIVSSKVPSLSAVIMKSNSGNKLQGTISYEDLMKTVSEKDIAYVESIQHNISPDSGVNLQFTSGTTGQPKAALLSHFNFINNAISLGLKHGFNLTENHRVCIQVPFFHVFGVVTGILGSISHGCALVVPGPGYNPSASVLAIVSERCNVIYGTPTMYVDLVNEVKKTGTDLPSIKLVVTGGAPCAPQLYKDIQSVLGVEQVKTIYGLTETTCVCFHSVWEESQEKVLTTVGHLGDHWEAKVVDQNGDLVPFGMPGELCVRGYGTMLGYWEDEQKTKETIAIDKWLKTGDQFVLREDGYGKIVGRIKEVVIRGGENIYPREIEDVLITHPDVLEVHCVGVPDDRMGEEVCAFVRLNNGVNEFDRVQVKEFCKGKIAHFKVPKYVEIIDHFPKTTSGKIQKFKLLERFMEQKKKL, from the exons ATGATCTCG GTTGGGATCAATCCAGCTTACCAGATTCCGGAAGTGAAATACGCATTGAACAAAGTAGGAGTTAAAGCACTGATTGCAGCAGAAAGTTATCGCAGCACAAATTATTACGAAATGATTAAACAGATTGTACCAGAGTTGGAATCGTCCTACGCTGGAAATATCGTAAGCTCAAAGGTCCCATCTTTGTCAGCAGTGATTATGAAGAGTAATAGTGGAAATAAGCTTCA AGGAACCATTTCGTACGAAGACCTGATGAAGACCGTTTCTGAGAAAGACATCGCTTATGTGGAGTCCATTCAGCACAACATCTCACCGGACAGTGGCGTAAATCTTCAGTTCACTTCAGGCACCACTGGACAACCGAAAGCAGCTCTCCTTTCGCACTTCAACTTCATCAACAATGCAATTTCACTAGGGCTCAAGCATGGATTCAATCTCACCGAAAATCACCGAGTCTGCATTCAGGTTCCGTTCTTCCACGTATTTGGAGTCGTCACTGGTATTCTGGGTTCGATTAGCCATGGTTGTGCTCTCGTTGTCCCTGGGCCAGGCTATAACCCTTCAGCATCCGTACTGGCCATCGTTAGTGAAAG ATGCAACGTAATCTATGGAACGCCTACAATGTACGTGGATTTGGTGAACGAAGTCAAGAAAACGGGAACCGATCTACCGTCGATCAAATTGGTCGTAACTGGGGGAGCTCCATGTGCACCGCAACTCTACAAAGACATCCAGAGCGTACTCGGAGTTGAGCAGGTTAAAACGATCTACGGACTCACGGAAACCACCTGCGTTTGTTTCCACTCAGTTTGGGAAGAGTCTCAGGAGAAGGTTCTGACCACAGTTGGACACCTGGGTGACCATTGGGAGGCAAAGGTGGTTGACCAAAACGGTGATTTGGTGCCATTTGGAATGCCTGGAGAGCTATGCGTTCGCGGTTATGGCACTATGCTGGGCTACTGGGAAGATGAGCAGAAGACCAAGGAAACGATCGCAATCGATAAATGGCTCAAAACTGGAGATCAATTCGTTCTGAGGGAGGATGGATACGGAAAGATTGTAGGGCGAATCAAAGAGGTGGTGATAAGGGGAGGTGAAAACATTTATCCAAGGGAAATCGAAGACGTTCTCATTACGCATCCGGATGTTTTGGAAGTGCATTGCGTTGGGGTTCCAGATGATCGGATGGGAGAGGAAGTGTGCGCTTTCGTGCGGTTGAATAATGGTGTGAATGAGTTTGATCGGGTTCAGGTTAAGGAGTTTTGCAAAGGAAAAATTGCCCACTTTAAGGTACCGAAGTATGTGGAAATCATTGATCACTTCCCTAAGACCACGTCTGGTAAAATCCAAAAGTTTAAACTTTTGGAGCGTTTTATGGAACAGAAGAAGAAGCTTtag
- the LOC5575209 gene encoding acyl-CoA synthetase family member 2, mitochondrial isoform X2, with product MLRISSKKLSFASGVRTIHTYKPLACSANTNTTERNQSYIHHIGKKPLVYRNVGQHLQIAAEKYPNNEALVSCHENKRLTFSDVLEKADRIAASFYQLGLKKGDRVGIWAPNGTQFYLSSLAAARAGMISVGINPAFQAPEAEYALNKAGVKALILAEQHFTQNYYDLTTQVVPELKNSLPGKLRSTRVPTLETVVVDTNNGSALPGTISYRDMLRLPTEQNISAIESLQSSISPDSGLNMQFTSGTTGLPKAALVTHNGFINNAIHLAHRNEFDVKQHRICLQLPLFHAFAMVVGVLTAFTYGTTIVLPGARYKPMESIEAIIKEKCTAIYGTPTMYVDLVNKARETNIKLPPVDLAVTGGATCSPQLFSDILEVLNVRKAKTVYGLTEACGIVFQSLFDDSREKILETVGHIMDHFEAKIVDGQGNTVPFGTPGELWVRSSGMMLGYWGDEKKTKETLDADGWLRTGDQFVLREDGYGKIVGRIKEIIIRGGENIFPREIEDYLNTHPKVLETHCVGVPDSRMGEEICAFVRLKEEGQMLTFDEIKDFCKGNLAHFKVPKYLRVVKEFPKTTSGKVQKFKLVEMFKEESGEGK from the exons AACGATCCACACCTACAAACCCCTAGCCTGCTCAGCAAACACCAACACAACCGAACGCAACCAAAGCTACATCCATCACATCGGGAAGAAGCCCCTGGTCTATCGGAATGTCGGCCAACATCTACAAATCGCAGCGGAAAAGTATCCCAACAATGAAGCACTGGTATCGTGTCACGAGAACAAACGGCTCACGTTTTCGGATGTGCTGGAAAAGGCCGATCGTATCGCGGCTTCCTTCTACCAGCTGGGCCTGAAGAAAGGTGATCGCGTTGGAATTTGGGCTCCCAACGGAACGCAGTTCTACTTGTCTTCGCTGGCTGCGGCACGAGCCGGAATGATATCG GTAGGGATCAATCCAGCATTTCAAGCTCCAGAGGCCGAATATGCTTTGAACAAAGCTGGCGTCAAAGCCTTGATATTGGCTGAACAGCATTTCACGCAGAACTACTATGATTTGACAACACAGGTGGTTCCCGAATTGAAGAACAGTCTACCTGGTAAACTGAGAAGTACCCGAGTTCCCACCCTCGAAACTGTTGTCGTAGACACGAATAATGGATCTGCATTGCC TGGAACAATATCCTACAGAGATATGCTACGGCTACCAACTGAACAGAACATCAGCGCAATCGAATCCCTTCAGAGCAGCATATCTCCGGATAGTGGTTTGAACATGCAGTTCACGTCCGGAACTACCGGTCTTCCGAAAGCAGCTCTCGTGACGCACAATGGGTTCATTAACAACGCCATTCACTTGGCTCATCGCAATGAGTTTGATGTGAAGCAGCACCGCATCTGTCTTCAGTTACCGTTGTTTCATGCTTTTGCTATGGTGGTTGGTGTCCTGACTGCATTCACCTATGGGACAACCATTGTACTACCAGGGGCACGCTACAAACCTATGGAATCGATTGAAGCGATAATAAAAGAGAA GTGTACAGCGATCTACGGAACGCCAACCATGTACGTTGATCTTGTGAACAAAGCCCGAGAAACCAATATAAAACTACCGCCGGTTGACCTAGCCGTCACTGGAGGAGCTACCTGCTCTCCACAACTCTTCTCCGATATCCTAGAAGTCCTAAACGTCCGCAAGGCGAAAACTGTATACGGGCTGACGGAGGCCTGCGGTATCGTTTTCCAATCGTTGTTTGACGATTCTCGAGAGAAAATATTGGAGACGGTCGGACATATCATGGATCACTTTGAAGCCAAAATTGTGGACGGGCAGGGCAATACCGTTCCCTTCGGGACACCCGGAGAACTATGGGTTCGATCGTCGGGGATGATGCTCGGCTACTGGGGTGATGAGAAGAAAACGAAGGAGACGCTAGATGCGGATGGATGGCTACGTACCGGGGATCAATTTGTGCTGCGAGAGGACGGTTATGGGAAGATTGTCGGGCGGATCAAGGAGATCATTATTCGAGGAGGGGAGAATATTTTTCCGCGGGAGATCGAGGACTATTTGAACACGCATCCCAAGGTGCTGGAAACGCATTGTGTGGGAGTGCCGGATTCGCGAATGGGGGAAGAGATTTGTGCGTTTGTAAGGTTGAAGGAAGAAGGGCAGATGTTGACTTTCGACGAAATTAAGGATTTTTGCAAGGGGAATTTAGCACATTTCAAGGTGCCAAAGTACTTACGGGTGGTGAAAGAATTTCCGAAAACAACATCCGGTAAGGTGCAAAAGTTTAAACTTGTAGAAATGTTTAAAGAAGAATCCGGAGAGGGCaaataa
- the LOC5575209 gene encoding acyl-CoA synthetase family member 2, mitochondrial isoform X1 gives MLRISSKKLSFASGVRTIHTYKPLACSANTNTTERNQSYIHHIGKKPLVYRNVGQHLQIAAEKYPNNEALVSCHENKRLTFSDVLEKADRIAASFYQLGLKKGDRVGIWAPNGTQFYLSSLAAARAGMISVLINPAYQVPEIEYAINKVGVKAIIANESYRSQQYYNMLAQLAPELAQCKPSELKSSKLPSLRTVVIDSEQNNKLPGAIAFKELLNLPSEPAISKIEALQSKIPPDSGVNIQFTSGTTGQPKAAFMSHYGFVNNAIHIGHRNEFDLKDHRICVQTPFFHVFGIVIGIVGAMSYGTTLVLPGPGFKASESLETIAKEKCSVIYGTPTMYVDLVRAVRESGIKLPPVDLAVTGGAACSPQLFVDIQKALGVRQVKTVFGMTEASAVLFQSLFNESKENVLETVGHLTDHYEAKVVDQDGNTVPFGTSGELWVRGYGTMLGYWGDEQKTKETIDVDKWLKTGDQFQLREDGYGKIVGRMKEMVIRGGENIYPKELEDFLCTHPKILETHCIGVPDERMGEEICAYVRLQDSSMSLDHAEMKAFCKGKIAHFKIPRYLRIVDDFPKTVSGKIQKFKLVELFKSESVQSDQK, from the exons AACGATCCACACCTACAAACCCCTAGCCTGCTCAGCAAACACCAACACAACCGAACGCAACCAAAGCTACATCCATCACATCGGGAAGAAGCCCCTGGTCTATCGGAATGTCGGCCAACATCTACAAATCGCAGCGGAAAAGTATCCCAACAATGAAGCACTGGTATCGTGTCACGAGAACAAACGGCTCACGTTTTCGGATGTGCTGGAAAAGGCCGATCGTATCGCGGCTTCCTTCTACCAGCTGGGCCTGAAGAAAGGTGATCGCGTTGGAATTTGGGCTCCCAACGGAACGCAGTTCTACTTGTCTTCGCTGGCTGCGGCACGAGCCGGAATGATATCG GTTCTGATCAACCCGGCTTATCAAGTACCTGAGATTGAATATGCTATCAACAAAGTTGGGGTGAAGGCCATCATTGCCAATGAGAGCTACAGATCTCAGCAGTACTACAACATGTTAGCTCAACTGGCACCGGAACTAGCCCAGTGTAAACCTAGCGAGCTCAAAAGCTCTAAACTGCCATCGCTCAGGACAGTTGTCATCGATAGTGAACAGAATAACAAGCTGCC AGGTGCCATCGCTTTCAAAGAACTGCTCAATCTTCCCTCAGAGCCGGCAATTTCCAAAATTGAGGCACTACAGTCGAAAATCCctcctgatagtggtgttaaTATCCAGTTTACATCCGGTACAACAGGTCAACCGAAGGCGGCTTTCATGTCCCACTACGGGTTCGTCAACAATGCGATCCACATTGGTCACAGGAACGAGTTTGACCTGAAAGACCATCGGATCTGCGTTCAGACGCCGTTTTTCCACGTGTTTGGAATCGTCATCGGGATCGTAGGTGCAATGAGTTACGGAACAACACTGGTCTTGCCGGGACCTGGGTTTAAGGCGTCCGAATCGCTGGAGACGATCGCCAAGGAGAA ATGTTCGGTGATCTACGGAACCCCAACCATGTACGTTGACTTGGTACGAGCCGTGAGAGAGAGCGGGATCAAACTACCACCAGTCGATCTTGCCGTAACGGGAGGAGCTGCCTGTTCTCCACAGCTCTTCGTGGACATTCAGAAAGCTCTGGGAGTTCGACAAGTGAAAACTGTCTTCGGTATGACGGAAGCCTCTGCTGTGTTGTTCCAATCTCTGTTTAACGAATCAAAGGAAAATGTCCTTGAGACGGTTGGTCATCTAACGGATCACTACGAGGCGAAGGTTGTCGATCAGGATGGGAATACAGTGCCGTTTGGAACGTCTGGAGAACTTTGGGTGAGAGGCTACGGAACCATGCTTGGATACTGGGGTGATGAGCAGAAAACCAAAGAAACAATCGACGTTGACAAGTGGTTGAAGACCGGTGATCAATTCCAGCTACGAGAGGACGGTTACGGAAAGATCGTTGGTCGCATGAAGGAGATGGTGATCAGAGGTGGAGAAAACATTTACCCTAAGGAACTGGAAGACTTTCTGTGCACACATCCGAAGATTTTGGAGACGCATTGTATTGGTGTTCCAGATGAACGAATGGGAGAAGAAATTTGCGCTTATGTGCGACTTCAGGATTCATCCATGAGTTTAGATCACGCAGAGATGAAAGCATTTTGCAAGGGAAAAATCGCTCACTTCAAAATTCCCAGGTATTTAAGGATTGTCGATGACTTCCCGAAAACCGTGTCAGgaaaaatacagaaatttaAGCTAGTAGAATTATTCAAATCTGAATCCGTCCAAAGTGATCAGAAATAA